The following proteins are co-located in the Lagenorhynchus albirostris chromosome 2, mLagAlb1.1, whole genome shotgun sequence genome:
- the LOC132516373 gene encoding large ribosomal subunit protein eL39-like translates to MSSHKTFRIKRFPVKKQKQNRPIPQWIQMKTGNKIRASLVAQYDSKRRHWRRTKLGL, encoded by the exons ATGTCTTCCCACAAGACTTTCAGGATCAAGCGATTCCCGGtcaagaaacaaaagcagaatcgTCCCATTCCCCAATGGATTCAAATGAAAACTGGTaataaaatcagggcttccctggtggcgca gtacgACTCCAAGAGAAGACATTGGAGAAGAACCAAGCTGGGTCTATAA